Proteins encoded in a region of the Isosphaeraceae bacterium EP7 genome:
- a CDS encoding right-handed parallel beta-helix repeat-containing protein, whose amino-acid sequence MRIDDANYSGRRLSKDLARSARRTTLRPRLRTIEVLEDRQLLSTFTVSNLNASGAGSLRRAIVDSNARLGADTIDFQVNGTIKTGHVSLPSITDALTIDGSTAPSFAGSPVVTVDFQGSKGLKFDRGADGSTLKSLSLVKAGNAGVTLNASRITVAGNYIGLRADGRTSAGNRGDGLQINASSHGNLIGNANPVSGVTFYNSDQVTTQPVSYWQGIRGGDVAGQYLISGTSNTTGLLFVGNIEGVGTSYPVQVPFSTVTSAYGPDNLGNGRVRVVGSYQTNIPSPDSAVVHGFLFEGTTAELTAGTGNYRTIDYPGSKFNFVHSTMGGLAVGNSDAPTSSGQPLGPGQAYVYDLASGTFAASVVYPGSTSNTAYGIWSNGGTKYTICGGYSNLSVNNLDGQRRPIGEAYLVDYDSATGQFSNWKTFEYPNGVVGTDYIAHFEGISSVEKGVYTLSADSVQTTGGTGLVQGSLVTVRRNTDGSFGDAVWVNLQSPGDKGIPSANSVYGNQVVGIITDSSGESAFQATVNSEFQLSNVIAGNGGNGIGVYGSDANVIAMNYIGTDATGTLKRGNAKNGILLTKGAARNVIGGQATAGNDPTAGVFARPPQGNLVSGNGGNGVLINDGSHENLLSGNFVGTTASGNAALGNKLDGVAIENADANSLIGCTFSQDPFVFYNVLSGNGGNGLRITNSNNTMVQANFMGVGANNASIVANGGNGLLISGSSRNTQVGGVIPLGNVISGNNRNGIEVRDTASGFISFNTFGGVYAFGGAAPNRGNGILITSSGGNNQVRTSIISGNRGNGIELGGNATGVQIYDVAAGTNTNITVAIPNAGSGIKLSGRAHHNVIGGFQPSVVPQVTLSANGRYGVEVTGSARNNAIFHTFVGTNFHGAGDLGNTLGGIYLGSGTSSTTIGGPGALQNRIENSGGNGLTIQSSSSNTVLANLIRKNGGDGVVVAGHSAGTRVLGNEIGDNAGNGVTLAAARKVNIGGSVPGSGNQIVGNRRYGLLAFGNNHGTVVQRNVIAANASGNVNLTKASGITYIPA is encoded by the coding sequence ATGCGAATCGATGACGCGAATTACTCCGGGCGCCGCCTCTCGAAGGATCTCGCTCGCTCGGCCCGTCGCACGACGCTGCGTCCGCGGCTCAGGACGATCGAGGTCCTGGAGGACCGGCAGCTCCTCTCCACGTTCACGGTGTCGAACCTCAACGCATCCGGGGCCGGTTCGCTTCGCAGGGCAATCGTCGACTCCAACGCCCGTCTGGGAGCGGACACGATCGACTTCCAGGTGAACGGCACGATCAAGACGGGTCACGTCTCGCTGCCGTCGATCACCGACGCCCTGACCATCGACGGCTCCACGGCCCCTTCGTTCGCCGGCTCGCCCGTCGTGACGGTGGATTTCCAGGGCTCCAAAGGGCTCAAGTTCGACAGGGGGGCCGACGGCTCGACCCTCAAGTCGCTCTCGCTGGTGAAGGCCGGCAACGCGGGCGTCACGCTCAACGCCTCGCGCATCACGGTGGCCGGTAATTACATCGGCCTACGTGCCGACGGCAGGACCTCGGCCGGCAACCGCGGGGACGGCCTCCAGATCAACGCCTCGTCGCATGGCAACTTGATCGGCAACGCCAACCCGGTCTCGGGCGTCACCTTCTACAATTCCGACCAGGTGACGACGCAGCCAGTTTCTTACTGGCAGGGTATCCGTGGCGGCGATGTTGCCGGCCAGTACCTGATCTCGGGCACGTCGAACACGACCGGCCTGCTCTTCGTCGGCAATATCGAAGGGGTCGGCACGAGCTATCCCGTTCAGGTCCCTTTCTCCACGGTCACCAGCGCCTACGGCCCGGACAACCTGGGCAACGGCCGCGTGCGGGTGGTGGGCAGTTATCAGACCAACATCCCCTCACCCGACTCGGCGGTCGTCCACGGGTTCCTCTTCGAGGGGACGACGGCGGAACTCACCGCGGGGACCGGGAATTACCGGACAATCGACTACCCGGGCTCGAAGTTCAACTTCGTCCACAGCACCATGGGCGGTCTGGCCGTGGGCAACTCCGACGCCCCGACCTCGAGCGGCCAGCCGCTTGGCCCGGGCCAGGCTTACGTCTACGACCTCGCGTCGGGCACGTTCGCGGCGAGCGTCGTCTACCCGGGCTCGACCAGCAACACCGCCTACGGGATCTGGTCCAACGGCGGCACGAAGTACACCATCTGCGGCGGCTACAGCAACCTCAGCGTGAACAACCTCGATGGCCAGAGGCGACCGATCGGCGAGGCCTATCTCGTCGATTATGACTCCGCGACCGGCCAGTTCAGCAACTGGAAGACCTTCGAGTATCCCAACGGCGTCGTCGGCACCGACTACATCGCGCACTTCGAGGGGATCAGCAGCGTCGAGAAGGGGGTCTACACCCTCAGCGCCGACTCGGTCCAGACCACCGGCGGAACCGGCCTCGTCCAGGGCTCGCTGGTCACGGTCAGGCGCAACACGGACGGCAGCTTCGGCGACGCCGTCTGGGTCAACCTGCAATCCCCCGGCGACAAGGGCATCCCCAGCGCCAACTCGGTCTACGGTAATCAGGTCGTCGGGATCATCACCGACAGCTCGGGCGAGAGTGCGTTCCAGGCGACGGTCAACTCCGAATTCCAGCTCTCCAACGTTATTGCCGGCAACGGCGGCAACGGGATTGGGGTTTATGGGTCCGACGCGAACGTGATCGCCATGAACTACATCGGGACCGACGCGACCGGCACGCTGAAGCGCGGGAACGCCAAGAACGGCATCCTGCTGACGAAGGGTGCGGCCCGCAACGTCATCGGCGGCCAGGCCACGGCCGGGAACGACCCGACGGCCGGCGTCTTCGCCCGCCCCCCGCAGGGCAATCTCGTCTCGGGCAACGGCGGCAACGGCGTGCTCATCAACGACGGTTCCCATGAAAATCTGCTGAGCGGCAACTTTGTGGGGACGACGGCCTCGGGCAATGCGGCCCTGGGAAATAAGCTGGACGGCGTGGCGATCGAGAATGCCGACGCCAATTCGCTGATCGGCTGCACCTTCAGCCAGGACCCGTTCGTCTTCTACAACGTGCTCAGCGGCAACGGCGGCAACGGCCTGCGGATCACCAACTCGAATAACACCATGGTTCAGGCCAACTTCATGGGCGTCGGGGCCAACAACGCCTCGATCGTGGCCAACGGCGGCAACGGGCTCTTGATCTCGGGGTCGTCCAGGAACACGCAGGTCGGCGGCGTGATCCCGCTGGGCAACGTGATCTCGGGCAACAACCGCAACGGCATCGAGGTGCGCGACACGGCCAGCGGGTTCATCTCGTTCAACACGTTCGGAGGCGTCTATGCATTCGGGGGCGCCGCGCCGAACCGGGGCAACGGGATCCTGATCACCTCCAGCGGCGGGAACAACCAGGTCCGCACGTCGATCATCTCGGGCAACCGGGGCAACGGCATCGAGCTGGGCGGCAACGCGACCGGAGTGCAGATTTACGACGTCGCGGCCGGGACGAACACCAACATCACGGTGGCCATCCCCAACGCGGGTAGCGGCATCAAGCTCTCAGGACGTGCCCATCACAACGTCATCGGCGGCTTCCAGCCCTCGGTCGTGCCGCAGGTAACGCTCTCGGCGAACGGGCGCTACGGCGTCGAGGTCACCGGCTCCGCCCGCAACAACGCCATCTTCCACACATTCGTCGGCACCAACTTCCACGGCGCGGGCGACCTGGGCAACACGCTTGGCGGCATCTACCTCGGATCCGGCACCTCGTCCACCACGATCGGCGGGCCCGGGGCCCTCCAGAACCGGATCGAGAACAGCGGCGGCAACGGCCTGACGATCCAGTCCTCCTCCAGCAATACGGTCCTGGCCAACCTGATCAGGAAGAACGGCGGGGATGGGGTCGTCGTCGCGGGCCACTCGGCCGGGACGCGGGTCCTGGGCAATGAGATCGGCGACAATGCAGGCAACGGCGTCACGCTCGCCGCCGCCCGCAAGGTCAACATCGGCGGGAGCGTTCCCGGTTCGGGCAACCAGATCGTGGGGAATCGCCGCTACGGCCTCCTCGCCTTCGGCAACAACCACGGCACCGTGGTGCAGCGAAACGTGATCGCGGCGAATGCCTCGGGCAACGTCAACCTGACCAAGGCGAGCGGCATCACGTACATCCCCGCATAA